A stretch of DNA from Labrus mixtus chromosome 6, fLabMix1.1, whole genome shotgun sequence:
CCCCTCCTGAATGGGTACGTGAACGGGACTCCACAGAGGCGTTAGCGTTAGCATCCTGGCTAACATTCGCCTCCTCTGCCTGGCTGGCTGAAAAACGTTTGCTGACTTTGGTTAACAATGGGGTTAAATGTCTCCTTTCTCTCCAGCATCCTGACTTTGTGCCGGTCCTGACATAGCTATACCCAGCCCGACTTTACTGGCAACAGTAACAGTGAAGTTCAACGGGCTCCACGTTTTACCTAATGTGCCCCCCCCTCTCCATGAGCCTGGGCCCCTGAAAGCTTCCCCCTTTGTATGGGCGGCACTGGTAGTCATGTATATATAGTGAAAAATGTGAGGATGCATCACATTAATACAACGCAGTGCGATGTGTtgttctataaaaaaaacagtaacagtCGTGCCCAGCTGAGGAGGCGATTCATCATTTCAATATTTGAATTTTTTACCAATCTGGGAAATGTTCCGACCCAGGACTTAAATCTGTGAAACGTCCTGAACCGTGAAGGTTTGTGATCTGTTGCACCCCAAATCATAAGCAGACAGTCAGGTGGAAAGGTGATACCTCCAGTCTGGTTCTGTCCACATCCCTGGGCAGTTTAGCTCTCCCTCTACTGGTTATCATGAGCATTTCATAGGGATACACCTTCAGAAGGAGACAGGTGTCAGAgcacaggtcacacctccaaACTGGagtcacactttaaaaaaaactgcaaaccaTTTCTTCTATCAAACAGAACCATCAAATTCTGATAAGTTTGTAGTTCTGACTGTGACAGAGAGAACTGTGGGTGGGAGAACAGGAGAGTGACGGGAGGCtcactgggagagagagagatctgctTTTAggttgttgggggggggggggggggggtgcagggcGCTGTGGTGTGCACGCTTTCTTTAGGTGTACAAACGTGCAATAGTTCAGGTAAGggcaaaaacatgaaacagagtTATGTAACAGGCTTTATTTGAATGCAAACTCAAAATAGATCTAACACCAGGACTGGAGGCCGAGTAAATCCACGTCGGAGTGTCTACGTCTTCATGACTTAGAAACTGGCCAATTTGTTAATTTAGCCGAAATGCTCAACAATAAGCAGCTAGAAGTTCTTCGAGGCCAACTCATATCCACACAGTAACGTACAGACTCTTATATACTGGGCAGTATATAGTGATATGAGTTGTGTGTTTGACAGTCTGGGCGTTGGATTCTCCACTGTATGCTGCATACAGTATCCAGCCGCTTTAAGTCACAGCTTTGTGCAGATGAGCATGGAGAAGCCAGCATGCTAAGCGCTACAGCTCCTGAAGCAGCATGCTAAATCAGGGAGCCAGCTAACGTGAGTCTTTCACCTCCAGTAAAAATCTCTTTGAGTTCAAAGTCCCCGCGGTAACAGGGAAAATACGAAATGCTAATTATATCTCGTTTGGGCTGGTCTCTCCTTTTGGTCAAATGAAGCTCGGACTTCCTCTAACGAGTCGctacatgtttatttgtttagaCGCTAAAATGAACTTCAGTGAACAAGgtaattttttaaacatatttcaatgttttcatcaggacaagaagaagaagatacttGCTTTTGGTTCCAACATATTAGGCATAGATACTCCCCTGTCCATCCTTGCAAGTGCTGCACGGCCATCCTTAATGTGCTAAAGAATAGAACATACACAAATGTAATATAGTGGAAGGGGTCTGCAGGGTTAATGGTCATGAATATGTCCACTCATGGCAGTGGGCTCAGTATTCACTGGATGGAGCGGGTAGCTTGGATACTGTGTCGGTATCTTCAGTATAAAGATGGGCAGTGGTTTACATGTTCTCTGaatgtttctgcagattttACTTCTATGGTgaaaatatgtgacatttagcTTGAGTCATAACACTGGTAAACAACACA
This window harbors:
- the LOC132975820 gene encoding actin-binding LIM protein 1-like, whose amino-acid sequence is MDRGVSMPNMLEPKVYPYEMLMITSRGRAKLPRDVDRTRLERHLAPETFFDIFGMEIQEFDRLPLWKRNDMKKRAKLF